The following proteins are encoded in a genomic region of Triticum dicoccoides isolate Atlit2015 ecotype Zavitan chromosome 1B, WEW_v2.0, whole genome shotgun sequence:
- the LOC119343279 gene encoding uncharacterized protein LOC119343279, whose product MPSASKSKAKDRAAAFKAAKEQPKVAVKPVGNGTGASTFNNLSGKFHLLEPSSSLLGSQGNEKLRNTDEIDEHSRSSHGTGDFDCTSNNGSCSGESEDTKEKSTSTAPRVDSIPGCDLDKREKIRQKNEKKHQRQKERRAQELHERCKGYLMSRKLETLAQKLVAMGFSSDQATMALIHNEGCLEESVAWLCNFDGSDETKQQAAAAQQSGANLKIDITDELAKIVILEAKFKCTKQEVERAIVSSEGDLEKAEEALKTQKQESATTASKPEVSGDSSGLVNKQQVMLAQNPARPQTNGFSSVGAQQMRRDEKDPNYKLLVNGSGPKEPAVKGFQPLATTVKSDLVRQQFFQPEKRRVIANSVPSAPYVTSSPVPVAVPQIKAETRHVAAGNEMKSAMHNGSLRDPVVVMQRPQSAAAKQSLPSTSHSMFASEPPSREWYMNGASGVDMMLNGGLGHGLRNMSLENANSAKQQFMHANHQQSFVSNPVELAANGWGGTWGPGGASSSQAGASAHGTFRGGWSSSEPSSALSHADWRSNAPAPCDYTSIDWSLDTTLLNPAAKSEWLSDTWSTMFMGGRSTRPAGGNLGLGGAGGMNGLHESSSGLPMEPAPSPRPYEWPSFCRGGSS is encoded by the coding sequence ATGCCGTCTGCATCCAAATCCAAGGCAAAGGATAGGGCAGCTGCTTTCAAAGCAGCAAAAGAGCAACCTAAGGTGGCTGTCAAGCCAGTGGGGAATGGCACCGGTGCAAGTACTTTTAATAACCTCTCTGGAAAATTTCATCTTTTGGAGCCATCATCCTCTTTGCTCGGTAGCCAGGGTAACGAAAAGTTGAGGAATACAGATGAAATAGACGAGCATTCTCGTAGCTCGCATGGTACAGGGGACTTTGATTGCACCTCAAATAATGGTAGCTGTTCTGGAGAGTCAGAAGATACAAAGGAAAAATCAACCAGCACTGCGCCTCGAGTGGACTCTATTCCTGGATGTGATCTTGATAAACGTGAGAAGATCAGACAAAAGAATGAGAAGAAGCATCAACGGCAGAAGGAGAGGCGTGCCCAGGAATTGCACGAGCGTTGCAAGGGATACCTAATGTCCAGAAAGTTGGAGACACTTGCTCAGAAGCTTGTTGCAATGGGTTTCTCATCAGACCAGGCAACGATGGCCCTTATACATAACGAGGGCTGTCTTGAGGAGTCTGTTGCCTGGCTATGTAATTTTGATGGCAGTGATGAAACGAAGCAGCAAGCTGCAGCAGCTCAACAGTCTGGAGCTAATTTGAAGATTGATATAACTGATGAGCTCGCAAAGATTGTGATCCTGGAGGCGAAATTTAAGTGTACAAAGCAAGAGGTAGAAAGGGCTATTGTTTCTTCTGAGGGTGATCTAGAAAAGGCTGAGGAGGCCTTGAAGACCCAGAAGCAAGAATCAGCAACAACCGCATCTAAGCCTGAAGTGTCTGGTGATTCAAGTGGCTTGGTTAACAAGCAGCAGGTCATGCTTGCGCAGAACCCAGCAAGGCCTCAAACAAATGGGTTCTCTTCAGTAGGGGCTCAGCAAATGAGGAGAGATGAGAAGGACCCAAATTACAAGCTTTTAGTTAATGGTAGTGGCCCAAAAGAACCTGCAGTTAAAGGGTTTCAACCATTGGCCACAACAGTGAAGTCAGATTTGGTCCGTCAACAATTTTTTCAACCCGAGAAGAGGCGGGTTATTGCCAATTCGGTTCCATCAGCTCCTTATGTGACATCATCTCCGGTGCCTGTTGCAGTGCCACAAATTAAGGCAGAAACACGACATGTGGCAGCAGGCAATGAGATGAAAAGTGCAATGCATAACGGAAGCTTGCGAGATCCGGTAGTTGTGATGCAGCGTCCTCAATCCGCAGCTGCCAAGCAAAGTCTACCATCCACAAGCCATAGTATGTTTGCATCAGAGCCACCTTCAAGGGAATGGTACATGAATGGCGCATCAGGGGTGGATATGATGTTGAATGGTGGTTTAGGGCATGGACTACGTAATATGAGTTTGGAGAATGCTAATTCTGCCAAGCAGCAGTTCATGCATGCAAACCATCAACAAAGTTTTGTTTCCAATCCTGTGGAGCTGGCTGCTAATGGTTGGGGTGGTACATGGGGTCCTGGAGGTGCATCATCTTCCCAGGCTGGGGCGTCGGCACATGGGACGTTCAGAGGAGGATGGAGCTCATCCGAGCCGTCTTCAGCTTTATCTCATGCTGATTGGAGAAGCAATGCGCCAGCACCATGCGACTACACTTCAATAGATTGGAGCCTCGACACAACATTGTTAAACCCTGCAGCGAAGAGCGAATGGCTGTCAGACACATGGTCAACCATGTTCATGGGTGGCAGATCCACAAGGCCTGCTGGGGGGAACCTTGGCCTTGGTGGTGCAGGAGGCATGAATGGGTTGCATGAGAGCAGCAGTGGTCTTCCAATGGAGCCTGCTCCATCACCCCGCCCTTATGAGTGGCCTTCTTTCTGCAGGGGAGGATCTTCCTAG